The genomic stretch ttttaaatttttattcacttattttttttatggaataataaagacacaaatcaatCTCCATAAGGAAAAAGGGTAATCTATGGAAGCCTATTCCcgccactaaaaaaaaaaaaaaagttttcttacttttttttttttttttttttttgtggcgggAATGGGCTTCCATAGTAATCCAATAGTTTCAAACCTTGACATGATAGAGAAATCCGCTTTGAATTCGTCACCCAACAATTAGTTGAAAGATTTTGATCGAACTCAACTAAAATCGTGTTCCCCAGTGTAATGaaccaatgaaaaaaaagtacaaattgtGTTGCCAGTGTTATAAAATATAGATTTGTCATTAAATGGGGCTTTGCCTTGCAAATCTATAAATCTATCTGCTCAGCAATTTCAAACAGCAGTTTGTATGTAAACatgcaaataataataataagacacGAGTCGTGTTTTGCTGGGACTGCACTGTCTTtattatgatcaacatttgcacTGTTACAACAATATTCACGCACAAATTATCATTTGCACTATCATATCAAGTCAGCCATCTGCATCCTTGTctgagtactgtaaattgtcacaTACACACTGTTATATTACAACTACATCACCACTTGCTGCTAGTCCcttattcactttattcccaatATGTGTACACTGTAGCTTGTGTTTTTATATTAGCCTTATTGTCCTATTGCTTGTTTTATGTGGTGCACATTATAACAAAGCTTGAAACCACGTCGTAAAATGGcaataaaggctttctattctattccattctattctacaatgtcaAAATACCACATAAGTTGATGTAAATGTCTCATGTTACTTGGCTGACATCTGTGAACAAAAGTCAGATTTGACGTGTTCCATGGGTGCTTCGTTACAGTTGGATGTGAGGATGGAGCAGGCAGCGCATTTACATTTCAGCGCCACTGGGTACTTGACCATAGGGTCTACGCCTGGAAGGCAGTCAGACAGCTCGTATTGTTGGTGGTattcatgctcgtacatacaAACGTTAGGCACTTCAATGGGCATATCGTAGGAGATCGGGTACTGCAATGAGGAGAAACGATGCATTACTATTTTAGTATATTATTCTGTTGTCTTCACACAGAAACTTCAGAAAACGTTACATTTGTGGCGCAATATCCAGTACAGATGGTAGTCTCCACTAGGTGACAAGAGAAACATCCTTCTTTCTCCAGTCTCACTTTTTGTTTGGTCAGGTGACATCCTGGCAGCTTGGTGGTTGCTGCCAACACATTTATACAAAGGCCACACACAAATACAATCATGAAACAACATAGCACAAAACAGCAAATAGCACATCACATAAATCCACACAGGACAATAAATGACACCACCTGCAAGGTCCATCCACCAAACACTGTAGGCAGCCAGGTACAAGGTAAACATCCGAAAGGTCATGATTCCACAGACCTACACAGCCAACAAAATTACACTGTAGTGAATGTCACCCACAAATTCACTATACAATCACAAGACAATCAAAAATCCTTTTTCACAGTTTCATGACTAAATCAAATCTTATGGACAAATCATGAAACAAGCA from Corythoichthys intestinalis isolate RoL2023-P3 chromosome 10, ASM3026506v1, whole genome shotgun sequence encodes the following:
- the LOC130923140 gene encoding gonadotropin subunit beta-2-like is translated as MTFRMFTLYLAAYSVWWMDLAATTKLPGCHLTKQKVRLEKEGCFSCHLVETTICTGYCATNYPISYDMPIEVPNVCMYEHEYHQQYELSDCLPGVDPMVKYPVALKCKCAACSILTSNCNEAPMEHVKSDFCSQMSAK